A single window of Methylacidimicrobium sp. AP8 DNA harbors:
- a CDS encoding ABC transporter permease — protein sequence MSFAPMRLGALWRKEWMQIRRDPASIGIGVVLPAILLLLFGYGISLDALRLPIGVVVDRPNPLTASFVAGLEQSRYFAPHPYATIEAAEEAMNRTKVEAILWLWGDFTRRGLREGNAPISLIVNGVDANTARLLEGYFQGVWGQWLDREAKTSGEPILTPVDVESRIWFNPALESRRYLAPGVIVINMTLVGALLTALVIAREWERGTMEALLSTPVSVSEILWSKIGPYFVLGMGGMAVSVGMAVGLFGVPLVGSPWVLFLAAALFLLSSLGMGLVISTAFRSTFLASMVAVVATFLPAFILSGFIFDIGSMPGPIRLFTYLFAARYFVALLQTIFLAGNVWSVIVPNLAALSLMASLFLGIAWRISRRSLE from the coding sequence ATGAGCTTCGCGCCGATGCGCTTGGGCGCGCTCTGGCGGAAGGAGTGGATGCAGATCCGCCGGGATCCGGCCAGCATCGGAATCGGAGTCGTTCTACCCGCCATCCTGCTCCTCCTCTTCGGCTACGGAATTTCTCTGGACGCCCTGCGACTCCCCATCGGAGTCGTCGTTGATAGGCCGAACCCGCTTACGGCAAGCTTCGTGGCGGGCCTCGAGCAGTCGCGCTACTTCGCTCCCCATCCGTACGCCACCATCGAGGCCGCCGAGGAGGCGATGAACCGGACCAAGGTGGAGGCAATTCTCTGGCTCTGGGGCGATTTCACCAGGCGCGGACTGCGCGAGGGAAATGCACCGATCTCCCTGATCGTCAACGGAGTCGATGCGAATACGGCGCGGCTTTTGGAAGGATATTTTCAAGGAGTCTGGGGTCAATGGCTCGACCGGGAGGCGAAGACCTCGGGAGAGCCGATCCTCACCCCCGTCGATGTCGAAAGCCGCATCTGGTTCAATCCGGCGCTCGAAAGCCGGCGCTATCTGGCCCCGGGGGTGATCGTGATCAACATGACCTTGGTCGGCGCACTGTTGACCGCGCTGGTGATCGCGCGGGAGTGGGAGCGGGGGACCATGGAAGCCCTCCTCTCGACTCCTGTGTCGGTGTCCGAGATCCTCTGGAGCAAGATCGGTCCCTACTTTGTTCTCGGCATGGGAGGAATGGCGGTCTCCGTGGGGATGGCGGTCGGTCTTTTCGGGGTGCCGCTCGTCGGCTCGCCCTGGGTGCTTTTCCTGGCCGCGGCGCTCTTCCTGCTTTCTTCGCTGGGGATGGGTCTTGTCATCTCCACCGCGTTTCGAAGCACCTTCCTGGCAAGCATGGTGGCGGTCGTCGCGACCTTTCTGCCCGCCTTCATCCTCTCGGGTTTTATTTTCGACATCGGCTCGATGCCCGGGCCGATCCGCCTCTTCACCTATCTCTTTGCCGCCCGGTATTTCGTGGCCCTGCTCCAGACGATCTTTCTTGCCGGGAACGTCTGGAGCGTGATCGTGCCGAATCTGGCGGCGCTCTCCCTGATGGCCTCTCTCTTCCTCGGGATCGCTTGGAGGATCTCCCGGCGCAGCTTGGAATGA
- a CDS encoding ABC transporter permease, which translates to MRRIFGLIVKELLALFRDKRSRFVVIGPPLIQLIVFGYGATFDVNRIAYVVFDEENSGASRDLLARFEGSRVFRCVGRVHSDEEIVKAIDRKKALLVLHVRRNFSRDLFVSPPARMQAIVDGRNSNTAGILLGYVNQIVLDFNADWLRSHGMRPPPAVLQPRAWFNPNLESRWFIVPGLLGTLTLVVSIMTVGLSVAREREAGTLDQLLVTPMTPLEIVLGKVIPGFLVAMGELTLILLTAILWFRIPFVGNLLALYVGLAFYSLATIGVGLIISSISMTQQQALLGSFFFLSPAIVLSGFSTPIRNMPELVQWLTLLNPLRYALVVTRRVFLEGAGFGEVWPQFLPMVLIAAATLLGAWWVFRRRVG; encoded by the coding sequence ATGCGGCGTATCTTCGGCCTGATCGTCAAGGAGCTCCTGGCGCTCTTCCGCGACAAGCGGAGCCGGTTCGTCGTGATCGGCCCGCCGCTGATCCAGCTGATTGTTTTCGGCTACGGCGCCACCTTCGACGTCAACCGGATTGCCTACGTCGTCTTTGACGAGGAAAACAGCGGCGCCTCGCGCGACCTGCTCGCCCGGTTCGAGGGCTCCCGGGTCTTCCGCTGCGTGGGCCGCGTGCATTCGGACGAGGAGATCGTGAAGGCAATCGACCGGAAGAAGGCGCTCCTGGTTCTCCATGTTCGGCGGAACTTCAGCCGAGACCTCTTCGTCTCCCCTCCGGCTCGAATGCAGGCGATCGTCGACGGGAGGAACTCGAACACGGCCGGAATCCTGCTCGGCTACGTCAACCAGATCGTGCTCGACTTCAACGCGGACTGGCTCCGGTCGCACGGGATGCGGCCGCCGCCGGCCGTCCTTCAGCCGCGCGCCTGGTTCAACCCGAACCTCGAGTCCCGCTGGTTTATCGTTCCCGGGTTGCTGGGCACCCTGACCCTGGTGGTGTCGATCATGACCGTCGGCCTATCGGTTGCCAGGGAACGCGAAGCGGGCACGCTCGACCAGCTGCTGGTGACCCCGATGACCCCGTTGGAAATCGTCCTGGGGAAGGTGATTCCCGGATTCTTGGTGGCCATGGGGGAGCTTACCCTCATCCTGCTGACCGCGATCCTCTGGTTTCGCATTCCGTTCGTCGGCAACCTGCTTGCGCTCTACGTAGGGCTGGCCTTCTACAGCTTGGCGACCATCGGGGTGGGGCTGATCATTTCCTCGATCTCGATGACTCAGCAGCAGGCCCTTCTCGGCAGCTTCTTCTTCCTGAGCCCGGCCATCGTGCTGTCCGGTTTTTCCACCCCGATCCGGAACATGCCGGAGCTGGTCCAGTGGCTGACGCTTCTGAACCCCTTGCGTTATGCCCTGGTGGTGACCCGCCGCGTGTTCCTGGAGGGAGCGGGCTTCGGCGAGGTCTGGCCGCAATTCCTTCCCATGGTGCTGATTGCAGCAGCCACGCTGCTCGGAGCTTGGTGGGTGTTCCGACGGCGGGTAGGGTAG
- a CDS encoding MotA/TolQ/ExbB proton channel family protein, with translation MLTHANFADAFGSVSRFIEAAGIFIYPVVGCSVIGLAVILERGFALRRSRIIPAPLARAIQELGWGESPERVEKLCQNQKTVLSRLARSCLQNITWSKFENSEALQVKARAEIAQLERGLVILEIITGIGPLLGLLGTLSGLITIFGNVGTHGMATQGAAIAHGISEALHTTLAGLAIAVPCLIAHSIYTRRVEAFGVELENLCSDLLAKIYTEAPAPEY, from the coding sequence ATGCTCACGCACGCGAACTTCGCTGATGCATTCGGCTCCGTAAGCCGCTTTATCGAAGCCGCCGGAATCTTCATCTACCCGGTCGTCGGCTGCTCCGTCATCGGGTTGGCGGTGATCCTGGAGCGAGGCTTCGCCCTTCGTCGCTCGCGGATCATCCCCGCTCCGCTCGCCCGAGCCATTCAGGAGTTGGGATGGGGGGAGAGCCCCGAGCGCGTAGAAAAGCTCTGTCAGAACCAGAAAACGGTGCTCAGCCGGCTGGCCCGCTCCTGCCTGCAAAACATCACCTGGTCGAAGTTCGAGAACAGCGAAGCCCTGCAGGTAAAGGCGCGCGCGGAGATCGCGCAGCTCGAAAGGGGCCTAGTGATCCTGGAAATCATCACCGGGATCGGGCCGCTGCTCGGCCTTTTGGGCACCCTATCCGGATTGATCACGATCTTCGGCAACGTAGGGACTCACGGAATGGCCACGCAGGGGGCGGCGATCGCTCACGGCATCTCCGAAGCGCTCCACACGACCCTCGCCGGCCTGGCGATCGCGGTCCCCTGCCTCATCGCGCACAGCATCTACACCCGCCGAGTGGAGGCCTTCGGCGTCGAGCTCGAGAATCTCTGCTCGGACCTCCTCGCCAAGATCTACACGGAGGCGCCGGCGCCCGAATATTGA
- a CDS encoding polyprenyl synthetase family protein: MKLSDQKWQEHVADRLGVVAGFQDTLEQIDREISRQAEEIDSWIRPHFRSLLASRGKRLRPLLVVLSAGVSGGIRADHVALAVVVEMIHVATLVHDDILDGAAIRRGEPTATSRWGNEVSVLLGDTLFAHALRICAKLPAGSVERVATAVCTVCSGEILQTQRRFDWSLREEDYFEIIERKTGELFRMPCEVSAWLNGVPEEAGRALGRYGMALGIAYQIYDDCLDLLGKEELTGKTLGTDWGGGKPTLPILYLLASRSGPEREELIDAFHRGRFASREDLLPLLAENGVLPKTRSKVEAILSCARNELAGFSPGEPRRAMEEVIDLLGNQVDRLIEGMSAGRRAENMLPGGA; encoded by the coding sequence TTGAAGCTGAGTGACCAAAAGTGGCAAGAGCACGTAGCGGATCGGCTTGGCGTGGTGGCGGGGTTCCAGGACACCTTGGAGCAGATCGACCGGGAGATCTCCCGCCAGGCGGAAGAGATCGACTCCTGGATCCGCCCGCACTTCCGCTCCCTTCTCGCGAGTCGCGGCAAGCGGCTGCGGCCTCTTTTGGTCGTGCTCTCCGCGGGAGTGAGCGGAGGAATCCGTGCCGATCACGTCGCGTTGGCCGTGGTCGTTGAGATGATTCATGTGGCCACGCTGGTTCACGACGACATCCTCGACGGAGCCGCCATCCGGCGAGGGGAGCCGACAGCGACGTCGCGCTGGGGGAACGAGGTGTCGGTCTTGCTGGGCGACACCCTCTTTGCGCACGCCCTACGGATTTGCGCCAAGCTGCCGGCAGGTTCGGTGGAGCGCGTGGCGACTGCGGTATGCACCGTCTGCTCCGGCGAGATCCTGCAGACGCAACGGCGCTTCGATTGGAGTCTCCGGGAGGAAGATTACTTCGAGATCATCGAGCGGAAAACCGGAGAGCTTTTTCGGATGCCTTGCGAGGTCAGCGCTTGGCTCAACGGGGTGCCGGAAGAAGCCGGTCGTGCCTTGGGGCGCTACGGCATGGCCCTGGGAATCGCGTATCAGATTTACGACGATTGCCTCGACCTCTTGGGAAAGGAGGAACTCACGGGAAAGACTCTGGGCACCGATTGGGGAGGCGGAAAGCCGACTCTTCCGATTCTCTACCTGCTTGCTTCGAGGAGCGGACCCGAGCGGGAGGAGTTGATCGATGCCTTCCATCGCGGGCGATTTGCCAGCCGGGAGGATCTATTGCCGCTTCTTGCCGAAAACGGAGTGCTGCCGAAGACTCGCAGCAAGGTGGAGGCCATTCTTTCCTGTGCGCGGAACGAGCTGGCGGGGTTTTCGCCCGGTGAGCCGAGGCGGGCGATGGAAGAGGTCATCGATCTTCTCGGCAATCAGGTCGACCGCTTGATCGAAGGGATGTCGGCGGGGCGCCGAGCCGAGAACATGCTCCCGGGGGGAGCGTAG
- the rnpA gene encoding ribonuclease P protein component, translating to MPSRTRRPPSTKTIRKRRAIQLFFAAGKPFHDSALLLLVLPRETAIEGDVFFATPRKIGNAVVRNRVRRRMREVFRRWIWRPDDPFIYGWIARRQAALLDFWRLKEKMTRLSARAHGKGN from the coding sequence GTGCCTAGCCGGACTCGGCGACCTCCGTCCACGAAGACGATACGAAAGCGCCGCGCCATCCAACTCTTCTTTGCGGCGGGGAAGCCCTTCCATGATAGCGCCCTGCTCCTGCTCGTCCTGCCGCGTGAGACGGCGATCGAAGGAGACGTGTTCTTCGCCACGCCGCGGAAGATCGGCAACGCGGTGGTTCGCAATCGGGTTCGACGCCGGATGCGCGAGGTGTTCCGGCGCTGGATCTGGCGGCCCGACGATCCCTTCATCTACGGATGGATCGCTCGGCGGCAGGCGGCTTTGCTCGACTTCTGGCGTTTGAAAGAGAAAATGACGAGGTTGTCAGCGCGGGCGCACGGAAAGGGAAACTAG
- the yidD gene encoding membrane protein insertion efficiency factor YidD — MRWIVAVYRLVLTPLRQTFGLYGCCRHLPTCSEYCLQAVDRFGYRRGLALCLRRLVRCHPWGTSGWDPVPASAEGVHGADGCGTGAEKIPGRSDREGGPLAMAPDAFCALCERGGRKTGEDR, encoded by the coding sequence ATGCGTTGGATTGTGGCGGTGTATCGCTTGGTATTGACGCCGCTGCGGCAGACCTTCGGGCTCTACGGATGCTGCCGGCATCTGCCTACCTGCTCGGAATACTGCCTCCAGGCTGTGGATCGCTTCGGGTACCGGCGCGGGCTAGCTCTCTGCCTGCGCCGCCTTGTCCGGTGCCATCCGTGGGGGACCTCCGGGTGGGATCCCGTCCCCGCGAGCGCAGAGGGCGTCCATGGAGCAGACGGTTGCGGCACGGGCGCGGAGAAGATTCCCGGCCGGTCCGATCGAGAGGGCGGCCCGCTTGCCATGGCGCCGGACGCTTTTTGCGCGCTCTGCGAACGAGGCGGGAGGAAGACGGGGGAGGATCGGTAG
- the yidC gene encoding membrane protein insertase YidC, which yields MDRKGWIGLILCVIGLFAWQWYVITHYGPRPTQSARKPGQAAQGPAGIQLPHTGSEGAANGAAGVIGSRESFSAPEALPPEQRAVLENAKIKVLFTSWGGAIRSVELKNHRAHGDEPLVLNRFGREPVMNLAGEEGDSLAAYQFRAEGRDVVFSRTLPSGVELRRRYWLGEGYEIRLEQQWVNPATRETVFPRWKLCLGLAEPIHRQDPPATIAANWFSAQGKLGRISLPDFGPAGILGIQWRGPRSLIDSPKEPMRWVAVKSQFFTTVLLPPGTLLPDRLVCVREPLPDFPGSGSGQPAAGLKAWAYFPEVVLPPGSALATTFTVYAGPKEYSLLKNLGSGSDRILDYGFWGWVVKPLVWCMVHLHRIIPNYGLVIIVFTLCIKAVFWPLQSAANRHMKEMQALSPRMKELQAKYKDQPDKMQAEMMKLYREFGVNPLGGCLPVAVQVPIFIGFYTMLQSAVELRHQSFLWIHDLTRPDTVATVPVLGLDINPLPLIMVGTQIILARMTSPAAENPQTRMMQWMPVFFLVFFYNFAAALPLYWTVNNLVSIAQTYWNLKKPVPTLHRVKKPKASGLSLRK from the coding sequence ATGGATCGAAAGGGATGGATCGGGCTGATCCTATGCGTGATCGGCCTCTTCGCGTGGCAGTGGTATGTGATCACGCACTACGGGCCGCGCCCCACGCAGAGCGCGCGGAAGCCGGGACAAGCGGCGCAAGGCCCGGCGGGGATCCAGTTGCCGCACACAGGGTCCGAAGGGGCGGCGAACGGAGCGGCCGGGGTGATCGGCTCTCGAGAATCCTTCTCGGCCCCGGAAGCTCTCCCTCCGGAGCAGAGGGCCGTCCTCGAGAATGCGAAGATCAAGGTACTTTTCACATCCTGGGGAGGGGCCATCCGCTCGGTCGAGCTCAAAAATCACCGCGCGCACGGGGACGAGCCGCTGGTCCTCAACCGCTTCGGCCGGGAACCGGTGATGAATTTGGCGGGCGAGGAGGGGGATTCTCTGGCCGCCTATCAATTCCGGGCGGAAGGCCGCGACGTAGTCTTCTCTCGAACGCTGCCGAGCGGTGTCGAGCTGCGGCGCCGCTATTGGCTGGGCGAAGGATACGAGATTCGGCTGGAGCAGCAGTGGGTCAATCCCGCCACTCGGGAAACCGTCTTCCCTCGGTGGAAGCTCTGCCTCGGCCTGGCCGAGCCGATCCACCGGCAGGACCCTCCGGCCACCATTGCGGCGAACTGGTTTTCGGCTCAGGGGAAGCTCGGTCGGATCAGCCTTCCGGATTTCGGGCCCGCAGGGATCCTCGGGATACAATGGAGAGGTCCTCGCTCGCTGATCGACAGCCCGAAGGAACCGATGCGTTGGGTTGCGGTAAAGAGCCAGTTCTTCACGACCGTGCTCCTCCCGCCCGGAACCCTGCTTCCCGACCGCCTCGTCTGCGTTCGCGAACCGCTGCCCGACTTCCCCGGGAGCGGGAGCGGACAGCCCGCCGCCGGGCTGAAGGCGTGGGCGTACTTTCCGGAAGTCGTTCTGCCGCCCGGTTCCGCGTTGGCGACGACGTTTACGGTCTATGCCGGCCCCAAGGAGTACTCGTTGCTCAAGAACCTAGGGTCGGGGAGCGACCGGATCCTGGATTACGGTTTTTGGGGCTGGGTCGTGAAGCCTCTGGTCTGGTGCATGGTGCACCTCCATCGGATCATCCCGAACTACGGCCTCGTGATCATCGTGTTCACGCTCTGCATCAAGGCGGTCTTCTGGCCCCTCCAATCGGCGGCGAACCGACACATGAAAGAAATGCAGGCGCTCAGCCCCCGGATGAAGGAATTGCAGGCCAAGTACAAGGATCAGCCCGACAAGATGCAGGCGGAGATGATGAAGCTCTATCGCGAATTCGGGGTGAATCCCCTCGGCGGGTGCCTGCCGGTCGCTGTACAGGTCCCCATTTTCATCGGCTTTTACACCATGCTGCAGAGCGCGGTGGAACTGCGCCATCAATCTTTCTTATGGATCCACGACCTTACCCGGCCGGACACAGTGGCGACCGTGCCGGTTCTCGGGTTGGACATCAACCCGCTGCCGCTCATCATGGTGGGAACGCAGATCATTCTCGCTCGGATGACCTCGCCCGCGGCCGAAAACCCGCAGACCCGCATGATGCAGTGGATGCCGGTCTTCTTCCTTGTCTTCTTTTACAACTTCGCGGCCGCCCTCCCTCTCTACTGGACGGTGAACAACCTCGTCTCGATTGCGCAGACCTATTGGAATCTGAAGAAGCCCGTGCCTACGCTGCATCGGGTCAAGAAGCCGAAGGCCTCCGGGCTTTCCCTGAGGAAATGA
- the nadB gene encoding L-aspartate oxidase: protein MESPKQFDFLVIGSGLAGLFYALEASKAGTVAILTKRSAQESNTLHAQGGVACVASSADSFELHIQDTLDTGAGLCKEGVVRTIIEEGPERIRDLARLGVRFSTRPGEGGEIWDLGKEGGHSRRRIFHVDDATGREIEQVLLRAVRANPRITVLEDHQAVDLITLAKLGYASENRCVGCYVLDRASGRVEAFCAHHTLLATGGCGKVYLYTSNPDVATGDGVAMAFRAGVPVANMEFIQFHPTCLYHPQAKSFLISEALRGEGALLLNHEGHRFLLDADPRGELAPRDIVARAIDAEIKRSGHPCVYLDIRRKGKEFLRERFPTIYAACLRYGIDMAEDRIPVVPAAHYQCGGVVTDVDGRTELPGLWAAGEVACTGLHGANRLASNSLLEAMVVSYRAARASIAAGPVSRKVAIPSWDEGSAADPDELVVVAHNWREIRELMWDYVGIVRTRKRLHRAGVRLQNLAREIREFYWSYRLNADLIELRNLVLVASLVVDSALERRESRGLHYVLDFPGPDDSRPPADTILRLSEPSIRA, encoded by the coding sequence GTGGAATCTCCGAAGCAGTTCGACTTTTTGGTCATCGGCAGCGGGCTGGCGGGACTCTTCTATGCGCTCGAGGCTTCGAAAGCGGGGACGGTCGCGATCCTGACCAAGAGGTCCGCGCAGGAGTCGAATACCCTTCACGCGCAAGGAGGGGTGGCCTGCGTCGCGTCGAGCGCCGATAGCTTCGAACTGCATATTCAGGACACACTCGATACCGGGGCCGGGCTCTGCAAGGAAGGGGTCGTGCGCACCATCATCGAGGAAGGACCGGAACGGATACGCGATCTGGCCCGGCTGGGCGTCCGGTTTTCGACGCGGCCCGGGGAGGGAGGCGAAATCTGGGATCTCGGCAAGGAAGGAGGGCATAGCCGTCGCCGGATCTTCCATGTAGACGATGCCACGGGTAGGGAAATCGAGCAGGTCCTGCTGCGCGCGGTTCGGGCCAACCCGCGGATCACGGTTCTGGAGGACCATCAAGCGGTCGACCTGATCACCCTCGCCAAGCTCGGGTATGCCTCCGAGAACCGGTGCGTCGGCTGCTACGTCCTCGACCGGGCTTCGGGCCGCGTCGAAGCCTTCTGCGCGCACCATACCCTGCTGGCGACGGGCGGCTGCGGAAAGGTCTACCTCTACACCTCCAATCCCGACGTGGCGACCGGGGATGGGGTCGCGATGGCCTTCCGGGCCGGGGTGCCGGTGGCCAACATGGAGTTCATTCAGTTTCATCCTACCTGTCTCTACCATCCCCAGGCGAAGAGCTTCCTGATCAGCGAAGCCTTGCGCGGCGAAGGGGCTCTGCTGCTCAACCACGAGGGGCATCGGTTTTTGCTGGACGCCGATCCGAGAGGCGAGCTGGCGCCACGGGACATCGTGGCGCGGGCGATCGACGCGGAAATCAAGCGGAGCGGGCATCCTTGCGTCTATCTTGATATTCGGCGCAAGGGGAAGGAGTTCCTCCGGGAGAGGTTCCCGACGATCTACGCCGCCTGCCTGAGGTACGGCATCGACATGGCGGAGGATCGCATCCCCGTGGTGCCGGCGGCCCATTACCAGTGCGGCGGTGTTGTCACGGATGTCGACGGAAGGACCGAGTTGCCGGGCCTATGGGCGGCAGGAGAAGTGGCGTGCACGGGCTTGCATGGCGCCAACCGGCTCGCGAGCAACAGCCTCTTGGAGGCCATGGTTGTCTCCTACCGGGCGGCCCGCGCGAGCATCGCGGCGGGACCGGTTTCGCGTAAGGTCGCCATTCCCTCGTGGGATGAGGGCTCGGCGGCTGATCCGGACGAGCTGGTGGTCGTGGCGCACAACTGGCGGGAGATCCGGGAGCTCATGTGGGATTACGTGGGCATCGTGCGGACAAGGAAGCGGCTGCACCGTGCTGGCGTGCGCCTCCAGAATCTGGCGAGGGAGATTCGTGAGTTTTACTGGAGCTACCGCCTCAATGCGGATTTGATCGAGCTGCGCAACCTGGTGCTCGTCGCGTCCTTGGTAGTCGACTCCGCTTTGGAGCGCCGGGAGAGTCGCGGACTCCATTATGTCCTCGACTTCCCAGGGCCCGATGATTCCCGGCCGCCGGCCGATACGATCCTCCGGTTGTCGGAGCCTTCGATCCGGGCATGA
- a CDS encoding glycosyltransferase family 39 protein, with protein MSDPSVPQAAPQPPVPFRSPPSGACSWRLPLLFALLSLLLSLAGSSLLPLIDRDEPRFAEAAREMSERHEWCLPYFNGAYRFDKPPLIYWLIGISFRTFGENELGARMPSIFFSALLSLLMFLMGRFFFGLRGGVVAALASATSLQVLIHGRLAVADMPMIVSVVVAQWAILRLLGGGDRHWFWLLWVALGLGFLAKGPVAWAVPLGTLLLWRLLLWRRPVAWTRLDLLPGVLVATGIVALWGIPAILRTHGAFWSQGMGEHVFHRGLESFDGRPHFWGYYLLSFPLSLFPWSAFLGPVLASLREDRSARSAFLASWFLTPFLLFTPYATQLPHYLLPGFPAFFLLLGRAATTHGRLGPASATLFWSVWSVGFLGGSFALFATLARPWESRYEPLRYSLWAVAAILFSLCVLALAAKEAFFREPPASRPTRSPRLFLAAIGIVALLVLAGGFRLLGASLRRVEPALALRPLWQALPRETVFRASGYTEPSLVFYSGRRWIIEAEADRPLPPETIPSFSVRLLQERTLSEALRWLFSGRTSTASSPPDPPLSAPSGGAGTEAIRIEGFDSARFSWVDLEVRFRPAPKASSAGPQ; from the coding sequence GTGAGCGACCCTTCCGTCCCCCAGGCCGCCCCGCAACCTCCCGTGCCCTTCCGATCTCCGCCGAGCGGTGCATGCTCCTGGAGGCTCCCATTGCTTTTCGCCCTGCTTTCGCTCCTGCTTTCCCTCGCCGGCTCCTCCCTCCTGCCCCTGATCGATCGCGACGAGCCGCGGTTCGCCGAAGCGGCACGCGAAATGAGCGAGCGACACGAATGGTGCCTGCCCTACTTCAACGGTGCCTACCGCTTCGATAAGCCTCCCTTGATTTACTGGCTGATAGGAATCAGCTTCCGCACATTCGGAGAAAACGAGCTCGGAGCCCGGATGCCGTCGATCTTCTTCAGCGCTCTTCTCTCCCTTTTGATGTTTCTGATGGGAAGATTCTTCTTCGGCCTTCGCGGAGGCGTGGTGGCCGCCCTGGCGAGCGCCACCTCTCTTCAGGTTTTGATCCACGGCCGGCTCGCCGTGGCCGACATGCCCATGATCGTCTCGGTCGTCGTGGCCCAGTGGGCGATTCTCCGTCTCCTGGGAGGAGGGGACCGCCACTGGTTCTGGCTGCTTTGGGTCGCTCTCGGCCTTGGCTTTCTCGCCAAGGGTCCCGTTGCCTGGGCCGTCCCCCTTGGAACCCTCCTTCTCTGGCGACTCCTCCTCTGGAGGAGGCCCGTTGCCTGGACCCGACTTGATCTCCTCCCGGGCGTGCTGGTCGCGACAGGGATCGTGGCTCTCTGGGGCATCCCGGCCATCCTCCGGACGCACGGGGCCTTCTGGTCTCAGGGAATGGGCGAGCACGTTTTCCACCGCGGACTCGAATCCTTCGACGGCCGGCCCCATTTCTGGGGCTACTATCTTCTTTCCTTCCCCCTGAGCCTTTTCCCCTGGTCGGCGTTCCTAGGCCCTGTTCTTGCCTCGCTTCGGGAAGACCGCTCCGCCCGTTCCGCCTTTCTGGCGTCCTGGTTTCTGACTCCTTTCCTCCTCTTCACGCCGTACGCAACGCAGTTGCCCCACTATCTGCTGCCCGGGTTCCCCGCCTTCTTCCTTCTGCTAGGCCGGGCTGCGACAACGCACGGACGCCTCGGCCCGGCATCCGCGACTCTATTCTGGTCCGTCTGGAGCGTCGGGTTCCTCGGCGGCTCCTTCGCCCTCTTCGCGACGCTTGCGCGGCCGTGGGAATCCCGTTACGAGCCCCTGCGGTATTCTCTTTGGGCGGTCGCCGCCATCCTTTTCTCGCTCTGCGTTCTGGCCCTCGCCGCAAAAGAAGCCTTCTTCCGGGAGCCGCCGGCCTCCCGCCCGACCCGCAGTCCCCGGCTCTTTCTTGCCGCCATAGGAATCGTTGCCCTCCTGGTTCTCGCCGGCGGCTTCCGGCTGCTGGGAGCCTCCCTGAGAAGGGTGGAGCCGGCGCTGGCACTCCGCCCGCTCTGGCAGGCTCTTCCACGGGAAACCGTTTTCCGGGCGAGCGGCTACACGGAGCCGAGCCTTGTGTTCTACTCGGGCCGGAGGTGGATCATAGAAGCGGAAGCCGATCGACCGCTGCCGCCGGAGACAATCCCCTCCTTTTCCGTGCGCCTCCTGCAGGAACGCACACTTTCCGAAGCTCTCCGGTGGCTCTTTTCCGGACGCACCTCTACGGCGTCTTCCCCTCCGGATCCTCCGCTTTCCGCTCCTTCCGGCGGGGCCGGAACCGAGGCGATCCGCATCGAGGGTTTCGACTCGGCTCGCTTTTCCTGGGTCGATTTGGAAGTCCGCTTCCGGCCGGCTCCGAAGGCTTCTTCCGCCGGTCCGCAATGA